GGGTGTGCAAGCTGGTCTGGTACCTGAAACAGatggtcagcaggcagaggagatgccagatgtggaggtcattaatgtgaccaaTAATTAAGATACTTTTTTTTATCAATGAACTTTTGGTAGTCTGGCCCTgtggtggcagacttgtaataTTTTAAACTTTTTCTGGTAGCTCGTCATGGTGGCATTTAAACTCTGGGGCCGTTCTTTTGGCCACGTTTTGGAATGCCTCTTGCCATAGTTAGGCAAGTTTTAATTACATCTTGTGTGCTAGATTTCGTTTTTCTTAGTTTAGGAGGTTGTCGTGTCAGCCTGTTAGCTAATTTAGGCGAGTAATGTCATCCTGAGGAGGCTGACtcagactcagctagctgtcgtgttAGTCTGTTGACTGATTTAGACATGTGACGCATTGTAAGGAGGGGTGGCTGTGTCACCGTTAGAGGCTAATTTAGACCAGTCGAGTTAGCCTAAAGAGGCTGAactagactcagctagctgccgtgtcagtctgatGACTGATTTAGGGGTATGACGCagtttttggactacttaaccttgttcatgacacaaggtgtgttcatcacgtttaaagccaacaggggcgtaaattaggcaagtttatcgtcgttctaggaccaatgggacgcttcaggattctggtagctcagagatccctaCGTTCTATAtttgtgtgcatgcatgctggggccctgattaattgcgattagtgcgagctacgtccagggggtggtatcaggggtagctgggtaagcgtgattagctgtcaaccaggctctcTTTCATATGTTCCACAATCCGcgtggtgagggtgctcctagtggagaaagtaggttaggcatgttggagtgccatgtgccttgtcaccccgcgttggcagttgacagtcctgctagatacactttcaacgtaccatagacattaggattcaaagtgatgtacttagagaagcctgaaaacagAAAAGTCTATCATAATGATATGAAGTACCtgacgccatctcatggggtaccagagcaattgtggtcccaggacgctgtcagacaacaccatccaatagtagtttgAAAGTTGAAAGAAAACAAAGATATCAGAAAAGGATATggaattggtagtatgcctactaccggatttttatttctcTGCTTAAAATAATTTGGCTTTTCATGGTACATTACTCCGTAagctaaaatctacttattattaaaagtaatatctcttcaggtgaagtatgttccatgggcgttgtatgatttgaccgtccatagtcatcagtctgtatgcacaatggccaacaactccttctacctggtatggtccttcccatttgtaggcgaatttaccTGCCTTTCAGTTTTTAGTGTTATGaaacacttcacggagaaccaggtcCCCTACCTCCAGGAGCATGACTTTCACATTCTGGTTGTAACTTttggccactgactgtttgtaggcagccagacgtattttGGCACTTGCTCGTAGCTCATCTACTGTGTCCAAGCTTCtgaccatctctgcattgttcagttcccctgtcatacatccatacctgtgagtgggaaccatAACTTCTGATAGAATGACTGCTTCCacaccaaacaccaggctgaagggtgtttggcctgttgctatctttggcgtcgtttCTATCTGACCGTAACacaagtggcaattcatctgcccactttcctcctaactcttgtaacctccttctcagattgtccatgataattttgttgctggactcagcttgctcgatagactttggagtcctaggtgctgattTTTTCAAGGTGATGTTCCATCTGGCACAGTACCCTTTAGCATCGTTGGAGATGAACTGTGAGCCATTATCACATATGAtctctgatgggataccaaacctgcagatgatattgcattttataaaagagatgacttgtttgtcctttacttctgtgaatgcttccgCCTCTATCCACTTAGAGAAGTAAtatgtcattgctagcatccatattCTGTTCCCTGTGACTCTCGGTAAGCGGCCTACTATGGCCATGCCCCATGTCATGAacggccagggagaaatgatagggtgcaagggctCAGCTGCATGATGGATTATTGGTGCTgaacgctggcaggcgtcacacttacgtgcgtattctgctgcatctgcccTCATTGTGGGCCAAAAGTATCCTTGTCTGAGAGCTTTAtttgacagactcctgccccctgcatggtttccacattcaccattgtggagagcatgtaacacagtctgcgcCTCCTCCTTGTTCAACCATCGTAAGTAGGGACCTGCCAGTGACTTCCGGAATAGTGTATCATCAATAAGTATAAACCTGGAGGCCTTTACTCTGAAAGCCCTCACTTCTttcttgtcatctggcagcttATTATGACGCAGAgagtctaggtagggtttcccccaATCCCAGTCGCCTGCCTGTATAGCGGGTTGGTCAGGTGGCTGGTTTGCCGTCTGAGAACCTTCCCCGGCCTCCGTAGCTGTCTGAACTCCCAATTTATCCTGCTGATCCTCCAGTTCTCCTTTATCTATTTCGTCTGtcttctggatagaaggttctATCATATGTGCGATAGGGATGCTGGATAGTTCTGTTGGCTTGAACATTGCCCCCAGAGTggctaaggcatctgcttccacattctgatATCTTGGGATCTGCttgagcttgcaagtttcgaatttctgttttaactccttCGCTACttttaagtatgcaatcatcATTGAATCTCTgactataaactcatcattcacgtggttgactattagtagAGAGTCATTGTACATGTGTAGGTGCCTGACTCCTaattccagagctagcttcattcctaatatcaaggcttcgtactctgtttcattgttggttgccttgaattcatatCTTACTGCTTATGCTATCAGATCTCCCAGTGGTGACCGCAGAATCaaccctacacctgcccccctttggttggaagctccgtcgatatgcatctgccagaccttTGCCTCCCTGTTCTCCTCTAGGGTGAGGATTTCCTCATCCgccagattttggatggctgggctgaagtccgagacaaagtctgctaatgcttgcgatttgattgttgttctggggtcatactggatatcatatccactaaggtgtacagaccacttcgacattctgcctgacagttcaggTTTCGTCATGATAGACTTCAGTGGGTAGTTGGTCACAACgtgtatggtgtgggactcaaaataggggcgcagcttATAAGATGCTACTACCAGAGCTAGTACTAGTTTttcgagagatgtgtacctggtctctgcagacagcagagacttgcttacatagTATACTGGCCTCTGTTCTTTCTCCTGCTCTCTGACTAGAACAGCGCTCACTGCCACCTCTGTGATGGCCAGTTAGAGGAACAGTGGTTCTCCTGGTTCCGGTTTTGACAGCAGTGGTGGGCTactgaggtagtgtttcagctctctgaatgCGTGCTCGTGTTCTGCGATCCACTCGAACTTTTGGCTTTTCCTCAGTATGTCGTAGAACAACCTGCACTTATCTAaggatcttgagatgaacctgctcagggctgctaccttgCCAGGTAGACTTTGAACGtccttaggcttttcaggtgactCCAATTGCAAGACAGCCTTAATCTGCTCTatgctggcttctatccctctttgagttacaatgtaacctaagaatttgccagaggataccccgaaggtgcacttagatggatttagcttcattttgtattccctcggggtgctgaatgtttctgccaaaTGTTGCATATAATCTTTAGCTTTCTCTGATTTTACCACCATATCATCgatatatacctccatagttcttcctatctgctctttaaacatgcggttaaccagcctttgatatgtggaacctgcattctttaggccgaatggcatgacgttgtaacaACAtgttcctctttcagacatgaatgtCGTCTTTTTTttatctgcaggatccatcttaatttgattgtatccactccatgcgtccaggaatgtcagcatctcatgtccagctgtcgcatccaccattgcatcgatgtgagGTAGTGGGAaaggatctttagggcatgctttgttgaggtcggtaaagtccacacatactctccactttccattcttcttaggtaCCACCACCACGTTGGACAACTACTCTGGATATTTTACCTctcttatcttctttgctgctagaaggctatctacctcttgattaattaccttatttctttctgctgcgaacttccttcttctctgctggatgggtttacactttgggtcaaCACTGAGCTTATGcattatgatggacggatctattcctatcatgtcggcATGTGACCATGCGAAGCAGTCCATGTTATCTTGCAGAAATTTGATTAGTTGTTGtctcaagcttcctgtgcatccagctccaattagcacagttctctcagggtgcagcttgtccaggttaattTGATCTAGCTCCTCGGCTGGGGGctcaatgtattcgtcctggacaggctgcttctgtaattgctatgctggaggACTGGTGGTGCACTTTAGTGCTTTCTTGTAGCCGCCTCTAGCTTCCTTCTGATCCCCTCATATTGTTTCTACCCTCCATggagtggggaattttatgcactgatgatatgttgaggggactgctttcatttGGTGCagccagggtcttcccagaatgACGTTGTAGGTGGAGGGTCCGTCTATGACCAGATACCTGATTTGCTTGTTGACCCCTCCTACATAGGTTGGGATGTCTATCTCGCCTAGTGAGTTGGATATCTCCCCGCTGAAGCCTACCAACGGGATGGTTTTCTTCTGCaagtccttctcgctgaatcccatattttctatagttttcagcatgatcagATTCACCAAgctgcctgtatctaccaagatCTTTCTAATTGTGCAGTTAGCCATTGACAGGGTGATTATGAGTGCATCATGATGTTCCCGTTCGTTATATGTGTCTCCTTCATCAAAGGTGACAGCTGGtaaatcactgtgagaaattctgcaagaatttgtTGGTCTATCTC
The Silene latifolia isolate original U9 population chromosome 11, ASM4854445v1, whole genome shotgun sequence genome window above contains:
- the LOC141614150 gene encoding uncharacterized protein LOC141614150, translated to MKLALELGVRHLHMYNDSLLIVNHVNDEFIVRDSMMIAYLKVAKELKQKFETCKLKQIPRYQNVEADALATLGAMFKPTELSSIPIAHMIEPSIQKTDEIDKGELEDQQDKLGVQTATEAGEGSQTANQPPDQPAIQAGDWDWGKPYLDSLRHNKLPDDKKEVRAFRVKASRFILIDDTLFRKSLAGGRSLSNKALRQGYFWPTMRADAAEYARLVSHQRSYVIMAHSSSPTMLKGTVPDGTSP